A section of the Lagopus muta isolate bLagMut1 chromosome 17, bLagMut1 primary, whole genome shotgun sequence genome encodes:
- the RNF34 gene encoding E3 ubiquitin-protein ligase RNF34 isoform X1, giving the protein MKAGATSMWASCCGLLNEVMGTGAVRGQQAGFAGGAGPFRFAPNAAFSSCPSPAAAAANVVCKACGLPFSVFRKKHVCCDCKKDFCSVCSVLQENLRRCSTCHLLQETAFQRPQLMRLKVKDLRQYLVLRNIPTDTCREKEDLVDLVLCHHLGSEEDMDAGSLRSSRSQTSGFFTHPFSMSVSVSSQGELANRGGSTGNGTPLRGQTETSSVNNDEEESAEEQTPRLSRKRARASLSDISSLEDIEGLSVRQLKEILACNFVNYSGCCEKWELVEKVSRLYRESEENHKTQGEKVQLNDNDDNLCRICMDAVIDCVLLECGHMVTCTKCGKRMSECPICRQYVVRAVHVFKS; this is encoded by the exons GCAGGAGCTACTTCCATGTGGGCTTCCTGCTGTGGGTTGCTGAATGAAGTCATGGGGACTGGGGCTGTCCGTGGCCAGCAGGCCGGCTTTGCAGGAGGCGCCGGCCCGTTCCGCTTCGCCCCGAACGCGGCTTTCTCGTCATGTccatctccagctgcagcagctgctaaCGTGGTTTGCAAAGCCTGTGGACTGCCCTTCTCagtttttaggaaaaaa CACGTGTGTTGTGACTGCAAGAAGGATTTCTGCTCCGTTTGTTCCGTCTTACAAGAGAATCTCCGAAGATGTTCGACTTGTCACTTGCTGcaagaaacagcatttcagcGGCCACAGCTGATGAGACTGAAAGTCAAGGATCTGCGCCAGTACCTTGTTCTCAGAAACATCCCGACAGATAcctgcagggagaaggaagactTGGTGGATCTCGTGCTGTGCCACCACTTAGGCTCAGAGGAGGACATGGACGCTGGTAGCTTGCGCTCATCGCGCTCACAGACTTCTGGGTTTTTTACTCATCCATTTTCTATGTCTGTGTCGGTGTCGTCCCAAGGAGAACTTGCAAACAGAGGGGGAAGCACAGGAAATGGGACACCTTTACGG GGCCAAACTGAAACATCTTCTGTAAATAATGATGAAGAAGAAAGTGCCGAGGAACAG ACTCCCAGATTGTCCAGAAAACGAGCGAGAGCCTCTCTGTCTGATATTTCAAGTCTGGAGGACATCGAAGGCTTGAGTGTTCGGCAGCTGAAGGAGATCCTTGCGTGTAATTTTGTCAACTATTCAGGATGCTGTGAGAAATGGGAACTTGTGGAGAAAGTGAGCAGGCTGTACAGAGAGAGTGAGGAAAACCACAAAACAC AGGGTGAGAAGGTACAGCTGAACGACAACGATGACAACTTGTGCCGGATCTGCATGGATGCAGTGATCGACTGCGTGCTGCTGGAGTGCGGCCACATGGTGACCTGCACCAAGTGCGGCAAGAGGATGAGCGAGTGCCCCATCTGCCGGCAGTACGTTGTGCGGGCTGTGCATGTCTTTAAGTCTTAA
- the RNF34 gene encoding E3 ubiquitin-protein ligase RNF34 isoform X2 — translation MWASCCGLLNEVMGTGAVRGQQAGFAGGAGPFRFAPNAAFSSCPSPAAAAANVVCKACGLPFSVFRKKHVCCDCKKDFCSVCSVLQENLRRCSTCHLLQETAFQRPQLMRLKVKDLRQYLVLRNIPTDTCREKEDLVDLVLCHHLGSEEDMDAGSLRSSRSQTSGFFTHPFSMSVSVSSQGELANRGGSTGNGTPLRGQTETSSVNNDEEESAEEQTPRLSRKRARASLSDISSLEDIEGLSVRQLKEILACNFVNYSGCCEKWELVEKVSRLYRESEENHKTQGEKVQLNDNDDNLCRICMDAVIDCVLLECGHMVTCTKCGKRMSECPICRQYVVRAVHVFKS, via the exons ATGTGGGCTTCCTGCTGTGGGTTGCTGAATGAAGTCATGGGGACTGGGGCTGTCCGTGGCCAGCAGGCCGGCTTTGCAGGAGGCGCCGGCCCGTTCCGCTTCGCCCCGAACGCGGCTTTCTCGTCATGTccatctccagctgcagcagctgctaaCGTGGTTTGCAAAGCCTGTGGACTGCCCTTCTCagtttttaggaaaaaa CACGTGTGTTGTGACTGCAAGAAGGATTTCTGCTCCGTTTGTTCCGTCTTACAAGAGAATCTCCGAAGATGTTCGACTTGTCACTTGCTGcaagaaacagcatttcagcGGCCACAGCTGATGAGACTGAAAGTCAAGGATCTGCGCCAGTACCTTGTTCTCAGAAACATCCCGACAGATAcctgcagggagaaggaagactTGGTGGATCTCGTGCTGTGCCACCACTTAGGCTCAGAGGAGGACATGGACGCTGGTAGCTTGCGCTCATCGCGCTCACAGACTTCTGGGTTTTTTACTCATCCATTTTCTATGTCTGTGTCGGTGTCGTCCCAAGGAGAACTTGCAAACAGAGGGGGAAGCACAGGAAATGGGACACCTTTACGG GGCCAAACTGAAACATCTTCTGTAAATAATGATGAAGAAGAAAGTGCCGAGGAACAG ACTCCCAGATTGTCCAGAAAACGAGCGAGAGCCTCTCTGTCTGATATTTCAAGTCTGGAGGACATCGAAGGCTTGAGTGTTCGGCAGCTGAAGGAGATCCTTGCGTGTAATTTTGTCAACTATTCAGGATGCTGTGAGAAATGGGAACTTGTGGAGAAAGTGAGCAGGCTGTACAGAGAGAGTGAGGAAAACCACAAAACAC AGGGTGAGAAGGTACAGCTGAACGACAACGATGACAACTTGTGCCGGATCTGCATGGATGCAGTGATCGACTGCGTGCTGCTGGAGTGCGGCCACATGGTGACCTGCACCAAGTGCGGCAAGAGGATGAGCGAGTGCCCCATCTGCCGGCAGTACGTTGTGCGGGCTGTGCATGTCTTTAAGTCTTAA